The genomic segment AGAGGCCCGCTCCAGGGTCCCCATCTCCCTctaaggcagagggagggagaagtagGAGTCCCTCCCTCTTTCCAAGACTGGTGCCCTTCCCCTACTCCCTCCTGCCACCCACTGCTGCTAACCCTCGGGGCACCATTGCTGCCTTTAGTCACTGACATAAATAAAGACAACTGCTGTGGCTTTCcccagagtggactctgatctgTTCggcagaggctggggctgggggaagggggcaggaagtAGCCTTGGACAAGACACAACTTGCTTCTTATCACTGATCATCTTGGGATACCCAGCCACCCCCAGCAGTGGCCATATGACAAATCCCATCTCcagccctgctctgccctgcAGCCCTGCTGCCGGCCCCCCACAGCCTTTGCTTCCCACCCCTCttctcacccccagcccccagcctgggtGCAATCTGGCAGGAAAGTCCTGAATTCAGTCTCCAATTTCCTCACCCATTTCCCCTGTTGTAGTCTCTACCTGTATTCCCAAACTCACCATTTCTACCTGCCAGTCCCAGGATGAGGCTGGGAAAGAGGATACACACCAGGTACCCCgactcttttcttcctccctctgctacccCCAATTCAAACCGCCCACTTAGCAATCCTCGAAGGCAAGAAAATAAAGCACGTTAAACACTGTTCAACACCAGACAGGTGATAAATGTTAGGTTCACAAGaattcttccttctctgaagTCAGAAGACACGTGTACCCTGGCTACTTCCATCTCGCTTCAGTCCCCCATCTCCCACCAGCCTCGGGCCTCCCCACTTCCCGGATTGGGTCTCAGACTCGCTCATGACAGCAGGGAGCAGGTTATAGCTAACAACTTTGTCCACATGCCCTGCCACACATCCCAGCTCAGGATGCCTATCCAGAGGCATCTGGTACCATTTAACAAACACATTTGAGCACAACTGGTCttcagagctgggaagagagagCCTAGGGGGAGAAGTTGGGATAACAGCGGAATAAGTAACAGCAGCAACGACAGAGGTGAATAGTGATGAAGACTGCCGTGATGAGCAGGTAGCCTATCAGGGTGAGCACCAGGGCAGCCCGAATCTCGGGGTTGGAGAACGAGACTGGGTAGCGGCCTCGAGATGTCACGCCCAGTCGGAGCCCAGCGATGCGCACGCCCTGCCGCCAGCAATAGTAGATGCCCCGGTCTTCCAGCTGGGTGAAGCGGATGTGGAGATGGTTGCCGTGGTCGATGAACACCCTCATGGACCTGTTGACGCCCTTTAGGTACTGCGTGCGGTAGAGGTACTGTTGGTCCTTGTCCCAGGCCACGGCATGCTCCGGCCGGGCCCCGGGACAGGAGATGATTAGTCCATGGCCCAGCCTCTGCTGGTGGAACTGAATGGGCACCGGGGGCAACCAGGGCCGGCTGCCCACTTTGGCCACGTAGCTGAAGAGGGCCATCACACCCTCCtggattttcttcttctcctcgCAGGGCACCAGGCAGCTCCGAAGCAGCAGCTCGGGGACGTGGTCTCTGGCCTTGGCCCGGAGCTGCCTGGGCACAGCCCGTGAACCACAGGACACCACGTCGGGCAGTGTCTTGCGGTAGCTGGGGGAGAGGCCTGGGCTCTGCAGGTAACACAGGCCAATGCGCCACTGCTCCCCGCGCACCCCGCAGCGGTCGCAGGGGGTCCACTCCCAGAAGGTGGTGAAGACACGGAGGCTCCCGTGGTACTCATCTGCGAAGGGCTCCTGGCCCTGGTCCTCGAAGGTGGCCACCATCCTCTCACTGCTCTGGATGTCCACGTCGTAGGCGTAAAAGTAGTCCCCCTTGCGGGTGCCGCAGAAATACAAGCCTGAGTCCTCGGGCTGCGCCCGGAAGACCAACAGGCTGAACATGTGGATGCTGAAGCGGACCAGCATGTCGCTGCCCACGCGCACCTGGGCTGCCTCCGTCAGGACCCGCCCATCAAAGTCCGTCAGCACTTTGGTGTGGCCGCTGCCGAGGTGCTTCTGATAGTACCAGACGACAGCGGACACCTCCTCGGGCTTGCAGTGGCAGGGGAGCTCGAAGCTCATGTCAGCCAGGTAGGCTGCATTGTCGAACATCAGGAACGCTGGGCAGGGGGTCCTCTGAAAAATGTTCTCCTTCTCCACGATTTCAAAGGCCTGGAGGCTCCCCAACACCCACAGGAGCACAGTGGCCTGGGCCAGGTTCATGCCTGTGCGAGGGAAGAGTCAGAGGGGGCGGGGCAGAACCTAGGCACTAAAGGCCTATGGGGCTTCTAGAAATCACTGCTGGGAGGAGGCATCTAGATGAGGAAAGGATTCAGCAGCCAGGAAAAGAAGCAACAATCTGCAGAGGAAGCTGCCACAGACAAGGCAATTTATTCCCAGTGGATGTACAAGATGCCCTTCTAACGTTCCGGACGTGATCTTGAGGGAAAACCATTCTAGAACCTGGCCCTTTGTCCCCTTTCTAGAACACTGGCACTCACTCAAGAATGGGTCAGGGGAAGCCAGAATAAGAAGCAAGGGCCCAGGTACCAGGACAGGGGAATCTCTGCCTCTCTGttccaggccctgccctgcctgcccggGGGAAAGGTCCTCCCTTTGGTTAATCCAGGAGTTGAAGGCAACTCTCCTACCTGCACATCTGGCCACCTGAAGATGCCTGGGAGGCTGGCCAGGCCTGAGCTGATGGCTTGGGGTTTTCCCAGGCCCAACCTGCACGGGAACTCAGCCCCTGGAGCTGGAGAAAAATACTGCACCTCAAATGAGGTAGCATTTGATCG from the Delphinus delphis chromosome 19, mDelDel1.2, whole genome shotgun sequence genome contains:
- the FAM187A gene encoding Ig-like V-type domain-containing protein FAM187A; the protein is MNLAQATVLLWVLGSLQAFEIVEKENIFQRTPCPAFLMFDNAAYLADMSFELPCHCKPEEVSAVVWYYQKHLGSGHTKVLTDFDGRVLTEAAQVRVGSDMLVRFSIHMFSLLVFRAQPEDSGLYFCGTRKGDYFYAYDVDIQSSERMVATFEDQGQEPFADEYHGSLRVFTTFWEWTPCDRCGVRGEQWRIGLCYLQSPGLSPSYRKTLPDVVSCGSRAVPRQLRAKARDHVPELLLRSCLVPCEEKKKIQEGVMALFSYVAKVGSRPWLPPVPIQFHQQRLGHGLIISCPGARPEHAVAWDKDQQYLYRTQYLKGVNRSMRVFIDHGNHLHIRFTQLEDRGIYYCWRQGVRIAGLRLGVTSRGRYPVSFSNPEIRAALVLTLIGYLLITAVFITIHLCRCCCYLFRCYPNFSP